Sequence from the Cellulomonas fimi ATCC 484 genome:
CGCGCTGCGGCACGGTCGCCGGGACGAGCAGCCCGACGAGGACGCCCGCGAGGGTCGCGTGCACCCCCGACGCCTGCACCGCGAGCCACAGCGCCACCCCCGCGAGCACGTAGGGCGTGAGCTGCCAGACGCGCAGCCACCGCATGACGACCATCGCCCCGACGACCACCGCCGCCGTGCCGAGCGCCACGAGGTCGACGTCGTCGGTGTAGAAGACCGCCATGACGGTGATCGCCCCGATGTCGTCGACGATCGCGAGCGTCAGCAGGAACAGCCGGAGCCGGTCGGGGCACGCGGGCCCGAACAGCGCGAGCACGCCGACGAGGAACGCGGTGTCGGTCGACATGACGACGCCCCAGCCGTGCACCGCGTCGGTGCCGGCGGTGAACGCGACGTAGATGAGCACGGGCACGAGCAGCCCGCCGACGGCGCCGAGCGCGGGAACCGCGACGGTCCGCCTGTCGCGCAGCTCCCCGGTCGTCGCCTCGCGCGCGATCTCCAGGCCGACGACGGCGAAGAACACCGCCATCGCGGCGTCGTTCACCCAGTGGTGCAGGTCCAGGTCGAGCGACATCGGGCCGACGTGGAAGCCGGCCGTGGTGTGCCACAACGCCTCGTAGGCGTGCGACCAGGGGGAGTTGGCCCAGACGAGCGCGAGGACCGTCGCGGCGAGCAGGACGAGTGCGCTGCCACCCTCGGTGGCGAGGTAGCGGCGCACGGGCGGGCTGAGGGCGGGGACCCGGACGCGCAGCGGGGGACCGGGTGTGGTGGGAGGGGCGGCCACGGCCCCAACGTCGCAGGTGGCACGCGTCGACGCAACGCCCGTCCGCGCAGGACGAACACGCGGCGCGTCGGCGTCAGAGGTGCTTCTCCGGGTCGCCGCGCAGCTGCGCGACGTGGTCGGGCACGTACGTCGAGAGCTCGCGCGGGGGTCGCTGGTAGCCGTTCGACGCCGCGGGCCGGTCGGGCAGGTGCACCTCCTCGTGCGGCACGTCGGTGTACGGGATCGTCGAGAGCAGGTGCGCCATCATGTTGAGCCGCGCGTGCTTCTTGACGTCGGACTCGACGATGAACCACGGGCTGCCGGGCACGTCGGTGTGCACGAGCATCTCGTCCTTCGCCCGGGAGTACTCCTCCCATCGAGAGATCGACTCCAGGTCCATGGGGCTCAGCTTCCACTGCCGCACGGGGTCGTTGAGCCGGGACCGGAACCGGCGCAGCTGCTCGGCGTCGGACACCGAGAACCAGTACTTGCGCAGCAGGATCCCGTCCTCGACGAGCATCTGCTCGAAGATCGGCGTCTGACGCATGAACCGCGTGTACTCCTGCGGCGTGCAGAAGCCCATGACCTTCTCGACGCCCGCGCGGTTGTACCAGGAACGGTCGAACAGCACGATCTCGCCCGCGGCGGGCAGGTGCGAGACGTACCGCTGGTAGTACCACTGCCCCTTCTCCCGCTCCGTGGGTGTCGGCAGGGCGGCGATGCGCACGACGCGGGGGGACAGGTACTCCGTGATGCGCTTGATCGTGCCGCCCTTGCCGGCCGCGTCGCGGCCCTCGAAGACGACCACGACGCGCGCCCCGGTGTGCCGCACCCACTGCTGCACCTTGACCAGCTCGGCCTGGAGCCGGAACAGCTCGGCCTCGTAGACCTCGTCGGGGATCTTGTTCTTGCCCTTGTCCTTCGAGGGCTTGTCGCCCTTCGGCTTCTTCGCCATGTCCGGACGCTACTGCGGGCCGGGCCGCGGCGCGGCTCGACAGCGGATGATCCGCGGCTGCGTCTCGACGGGGCTCTGCGATCCGCATCTGCGGCGCTACGCTCGGCCTCGTGACGCGCTTCCGGATCAGCGACGCCGCCGCGCTGCTCGGCGTCAGCGACGACACCGTCCGGCGCTGGGTCGACGCGGGGACCCTCGACGCCGCTCCCGACGAGGCGGGGCGGGCGACGGTCGACGGCGCGGCGCTCGCGGCCGTCGCCGTCGAGCGTGCCCACGCACCCGCGGACCCGACGACGCGTGGCACGTCCGCCCGCAACCGGCTGCCCGGGCTCGTGACCCGCGTCGTGACCGACACGGTCATGGCGCAGGTCGAGATGCAGTGCGGACCGTTCCGCGTCGTGTCGCTCATGTCCAGCGAGGCCGTGCGCGAGCTCGGGCTGGAGGTCGGGTCGCTCGCGGTCGCGGTCGTGAAGGCGACGACGGTCGTCGTCGAGACGTCGGGCGGGAGCCGGTGACGGTGCGTCGGGCGTCCCGCGGGCCGGGGTGGCCGCGGGCGTCGCGCGGGGCCGTCGCCGTCGCGCTGGTCCTCCTCGCGGGGTGCTCGGCCCCGGCGCCCGGGCCGGCGTCGACCTCCGGCGCCGCCACGAGCGGGGACGGCGGGGGGCTCGCCGGCACGGTCACCGTCCTGGCCGCCGCGTCGCTCCAGGCCGCGTTCGACGAGCTCGCCGCGGACTTCGAGGCCGCGCACCCGGGCGTCGACGTGCGGCCCGTCTACGACGGCTCGGCGACGCTCGCGACGCAGCTCCTCGAGGGCGCCCGCGGCGACGTGCTCGCGACCGCCGACGAGTCGACCATGGCGACCGTCGTCGACGCAGGGCTCGTCGACGGCGCGCCGGAGGTCTTCACGACGAACACGCTGCAGGTCGTGGTGCCCGCCGGGAACCCGCAGGACGTCCGTTCCGTCGCGGACCTGGCCGACCTCGCGTCGTCCGGCGGCCACGTCGTGCTGTGCGCCCCGCAGGTGCCGTGCGGCGCCGCGGCGCGCACGGTGCTGACCGCCGCCGGGGTGAGCCTCGCGGCGGCGAGCGAGGAGCAGAACGTCACCGCGGTCCTCACCAAGGTCGCCGCGGGGGAGGCCGATGCCGGGCTCGTGTACCGCACCGACGTGCGCGCGGCCGGGGACGAGGTCGAGGGCGTCGACGTCGACGAGGCCGCCGACGTGGTGAACCGGTACCCGATCGGCGTGCTCGCGGCCGGGACCCGCACGAGCGCCGACCAGGCCGTCGAGCGGGCGTTCGTCGACCTCGTCCTGTCGGACGCCGGTCAGCGGGTCCTCGCCGCGCGCGGGTTCGTCGCTCCGTGACCGTGACCGTGACCGGGACCGCGACCGCGACCGCCGAGCCAGCGGCGGGGGCGCGTGCCGACGCCCGGCAGGTCGGCAGCACCCCGCTGCTGCTGCGCGTGCCGGCCGCGCTCGCCCTCGGGCTGCTCGTCCTGCCCGTGGTGGCGCTCGTCGTGCGGGCCGACTGGCGCTCCCTGCCCGCCGACGTCTCGTCGCCCGAGGCGCTCTCCGCCCTCGGCCTGTCGCTCGCGACGTCGACCGCGTCGACGCTCGCGTGCCTCGTCCTCGGTGTGCCGCTGGCCGTCGTGCTCGCCCGGTCGCGCGGCTGGACCGCCGACGTGCTGCGGGCGCTCGTCACGCTGCCGCTCGTGCTGCCCCCCACGGTCGGCGGCATCGCGCTGCTGTTCCTCCTGGGCCGCCGCGGCCTGGTCGGGCAGGCGCTCGACACGTGGTTCGGGCTGACCATCCCGTTCACGACCCTGGCGGTCGTCGTCGCGCAGACGTTCGTCGCCATGCCGTTCCTCGTGCTGGGGGTCGAGGGTGCGCTGCGCACCGTCGGGACCCGGTACGAGACCGTCGCCGCGACCCTGGGCGCCGGCCGGTGGACCGTGCTGCGCCGCGTGACGCTGCCGCTCGTGGCGCCCGGCCTGGTCAGCGGCACCGTCCTGTGCTTCGCGCGGGCGCTCGGCGAGTTCGGCGCGACCGCGCTGTTCGCGGGCAGCACCGCGGGCGTCACGCGCACCATGCCGCTCGCGATCTACGCCGCGTTCAACGGCGCGGGCGTCTCGCAGGGCACCGCGGTCGCCCTCTCGCTGCTGCTCGTCGCCGCCGCCGTCGCGGTGCTGCTCGCCGCGCGCGCCTGGCGCCCGGGTCGGGCCGCATGACCCGCGACGCGCTCGTCGCGGACGTCCGCCTCCGGCGGGGGGCCCTGACGCTGGACGCCGCCCTGGCCGTGGAGCCGGGCCGCGTGCTCGCCGTGCTGGGCCCCAACGGCGCCGGCAAGTCCACGCTGCTCGACGTCCTCGCGGGCCTGCTCGCCCCCGACGACGGCGAGGTCCGCACCGGCGGACGCGTCCTGAGCCGGCGGCACCGCGGGGCGGGCGACCTCCTCGTGCCGCCCGAGCGCCGGTCCGTCGGGCTGCTCGGGCAGGACCCGCTGGTCTTCCCGCACCTGTCGGCGCGCGACAACGTGGCCTTCGCCGGGCGTGCGCACGGGCTCGGCGCACGCGCGGCCCGGGCGGACGCCGACGACTGGCTCGCGCGCGTCGGGCTCGACGGGCTCGGCGACCGGCGGCCCGCGGACCTGTCGGGCGGTCAGCGGCAACGGGTCGCCCTCGCGCGGGCGCTCGCGGCCCGACCCTGCGCCCTGCTGCTCGACGAGCCCTTCGCGCAGCTCGACGTCCGGACCGCCGCCGCGCTGCGGGACGTCGTCCGGCAGCAGGTGCGCGCGACGGCCACCGCGGTCGTCCTGGTCACGCACGACGCGCTCGACGCGCTCACGCTCGCCGACGACCTGCTCGTGCTCGTCGACGGAACCGTCGTCGAGCGCGGCGTGCCCGCGCAGGTCCTGGCCGACCCCGCGCACGCGTTCACCGCCGCGCTCGCGGGCACCAACCTGCTCGTGGGCACGGTGGCCGGGGCGGGGGACCGCACGGTCCTGGCCACGGCCGACGGCCTGCGCGTCCCCTGCCCGCCCGGGCTCGCCGCGGGCACCCGTGCGCAGCTCACGTTCCCCCCGAACGCCGTCACCGCGACCCCGGGTGCCCGGCCCGACCCGGCACCCGCCGTCCCGCACCGCGCGCCCGGCGGCGCGGTCGCCTGGCAGGCGTGCGTCGTGGACCTGGAGCCGGGCACGACCGGGGTGCGCGTGCGCACGACGGGTGACGTGCTCGTCGACGTGCCACCCGCGTCCCTGCAGGACCTGGACCTGCGCGTCGGCGCCCCCCTCACGCTCACGGTCCCCCGGGAGGCCCAACGCCTCCGCGCCCACCCCTGACGTCCTACCCCCGACCCCACCTCGTCCTCGGGCGCGCGCCATCGGCGCGAGGACGCGACGCGCCGGTGTCGCGCGCGTGGTGGTGCCGCCGTCTCGAGCCCCTCGGACGGCGGGGGTGGGGGCGAGAACTCACAGGGGGCGGCGGGTGGCGGTGCGGGAAAGGTTCCCGCCGCGCAACGCGGGCGGTGCGTCGGGGGAAACACGGGATTCGTAGCGTCGCCTGCGTCCGAGCCCCCACCCCCTCCCGGAGGTCCCCATGGCCACACCGCTCGCGACCACCGACGCCGAGGCGTCGACGCCCACGACCACCGCGACCCCCGCAGTCGCGACCGGCGCCCCGCTGACCGTCCGCCCCGGCCGCTGGATCGACGGCTGGAACCCGGAGGACGCCGGGCAGTGGCGCTCCGTCGGCAAGGCGATCGCGTCGCGGAACCTGGGCCTGTCGGTGTTCGCCGAGTTCCTCGGCTTCGCCGTGTGGGCGCTGTGGAGCATCGTCGTCCCGCAGCTGCCCGCCGCGGGGTTCGCGCTGACGGTCGACCAGATGTTCTGGCTCATCGCCGTGCCGAGCCTCGTCGGCGCGTCGCTGCGCATCCCGTACACGTTCGCGGTGCCGCTGTTCGGCGGGCGGAACTGGACGATCGTGTCCGCGCTCCTGCTGCTGGTCCCGACGAGCGCGCTCGCGGTCGCGGTGCAGAACCCGCAGACGCCGTTCGGTGCGCTGCTGGCGATCGCGGCGCTCGCGGGCGTCGGCGGCGGCAACTTCGCGTCGTCCATGGCGAACATCTCGTTCTTCTACCCGGAGGCGGAGAAGGGCAAGGCGCTCGGCCTCAACGCGGCGGGCGGCAACATCGGCACGGCCGCGGTGCAGTTCGCGGTGCCGCTCGTCATCGTCGCGGGTGCCGGTCTGCAGCTCGAGCGCGCGGGGCTCATGTTCATCCCGCTCGCGCTGGTCGCGGCGTTCCTGGCGTGGCGGTTCATGGACAACCTGTCGAACGCCAAGGCCGACCCGCGCTCCTACGGCGTCGCGACGCGCGAGAAGCACACGTGGATCATCTCGTTCATCTACATCGGCACGTTCGGCTCGTTCATCGGGTTCTCCGGGGTGTTCCCCACGCTGCTCAAGGCGCAGTTCCCCGAGGTGACGCTGTCGATCGCGTTCGCGGGCGCGCTCGTCGGCTCGATCGCGCGGCCGCTCGGCGGCACGCTCGCCGACAAGCTCGGCGGTGCGCGCGTGACGATCGCCGCGTTCGCGGTCATGGCGCTCGGTACGGTCGGCGCGATCCTCGCGCTGCGGGCGCACCACTTCGGCGCGTTCTTCGTCTCGTTCCTGCTGCTGTTCGTCGCGACGGGCGCGGGCAACGGCTCGGTCTACCGGATGATCCCGGCGGTCTTCCGGTTCGGGGCCACGGACGACGAGACCCGGGCGCGGCGCGCCAAGGCGGCCGCAGGCTGCATCGGCATCGCGGGCGCGGTCGGCGCGATCGGCGGGTTCCTCGTGCCCCGCGGGTTCGCCGTGTCGACGTCACTCACCGGAAACATCCAGGCGGCACTGTGGGTGATCGTCGGGACGTACGCGGTCATGGCCCTCGTCACGTGGGCCGTGTACCAGCGCCGCGGCTCGGCGTTCGGCTCCACCGTCATCTGACCCTCGGCGCTACCGGAGGACATCGCAGCGTGACGGCCATCACGACCGCGCAGCACGAGCACACGTCGACGACGCAGGTCGCGACCGTGTGCTCGTACTGCGGTGTGGGGTGCGGGGTGCTGCTCGACGTCGTCGACGACGCGTCGGGCCGCACCGTCCGCAAGGCGAGCGGGGACCGCGCGCACCCGTCGAACGCGGGGCGCCTGTGCACGAAGGGGGCGACGAGCGCCGACCTGTTCACGGCCGGCGGGCGGCTGTCGACGGCGCTCGTGCGCGCGGAGCGCGGGGCCGAGCCCGCGCCGGTCGGCGTCGACGACGCGATCGCGACGGTCGCGGCGCGGCT
This genomic interval carries:
- the nhaA gene encoding Na+/H+ antiporter NhaA, giving the protein MAAPPTTPGPPLRVRVPALSPPVRRYLATEGGSALVLLAATVLALVWANSPWSHAYEALWHTTAGFHVGPMSLDLDLHHWVNDAAMAVFFAVVGLEIAREATTGELRDRRTVAVPALGAVGGLLVPVLIYVAFTAGTDAVHGWGVVMSTDTAFLVGVLALFGPACPDRLRLFLLTLAIVDDIGAITVMAVFYTDDVDLVALGTAAVVVGAMVVMRWLRVWQLTPYVLAGVALWLAVQASGVHATLAGVLVGLLVPATVPQREHVEAVAGYAGDLVDDTTAEREHLAELAARAAVPTSDRLQRILHPWSAYVVVPLFGLANAGVVLDADALSDAARSRVTIGVAVALVVGNAVGITGAATLAIRLGLGDLPGRVRYGHLLGGAVLAGIGFTISLFIAQLAFGDDPALLSEAKIGILAGSLVAAVAGSVLLRWLGERLPLCSPGGDGPPPALPPLPWRAPD
- the ppk2 gene encoding polyphosphate kinase 2 — translated: MAKKPKGDKPSKDKGKNKIPDEVYEAELFRLQAELVKVQQWVRHTGARVVVVFEGRDAAGKGGTIKRITEYLSPRVVRIAALPTPTEREKGQWYYQRYVSHLPAAGEIVLFDRSWYNRAGVEKVMGFCTPQEYTRFMRQTPIFEQMLVEDGILLRKYWFSVSDAEQLRRFRSRLNDPVRQWKLSPMDLESISRWEEYSRAKDEMLVHTDVPGSPWFIVESDVKKHARLNMMAHLLSTIPYTDVPHEEVHLPDRPAASNGYQRPPRELSTYVPDHVAQLRGDPEKHL
- a CDS encoding TOBE domain-containing protein, coding for MTRFRISDAAALLGVSDDTVRRWVDAGTLDAAPDEAGRATVDGAALAAVAVERAHAPADPTTRGTSARNRLPGLVTRVVTDTVMAQVEMQCGPFRVVSLMSSEAVRELGLEVGSLAVAVVKATTVVVETSGGSR
- the modA gene encoding molybdate ABC transporter substrate-binding protein; its protein translation is MRRASRGPGWPRASRGAVAVALVLLAGCSAPAPGPASTSGAATSGDGGGLAGTVTVLAAASLQAAFDELAADFEAAHPGVDVRPVYDGSATLATQLLEGARGDVLATADESTMATVVDAGLVDGAPEVFTTNTLQVVVPAGNPQDVRSVADLADLASSGGHVVLCAPQVPCGAAARTVLTAAGVSLAAASEEQNVTAVLTKVAAGEADAGLVYRTDVRAAGDEVEGVDVDEAADVVNRYPIGVLAAGTRTSADQAVERAFVDLVLSDAGQRVLAARGFVAP
- a CDS encoding ABC transporter permease, producing MTVTVTGTATATAEPAAGARADARQVGSTPLLLRVPAALALGLLVLPVVALVVRADWRSLPADVSSPEALSALGLSLATSTASTLACLVLGVPLAVVLARSRGWTADVLRALVTLPLVLPPTVGGIALLFLLGRRGLVGQALDTWFGLTIPFTTLAVVVAQTFVAMPFLVLGVEGALRTVGTRYETVAATLGAGRWTVLRRVTLPLVAPGLVSGTVLCFARALGEFGATALFAGSTAGVTRTMPLAIYAAFNGAGVSQGTAVALSLLLVAAAVAVLLAARAWRPGRAA
- a CDS encoding ABC transporter ATP-binding protein gives rise to the protein MTRDALVADVRLRRGALTLDAALAVEPGRVLAVLGPNGAGKSTLLDVLAGLLAPDDGEVRTGGRVLSRRHRGAGDLLVPPERRSVGLLGQDPLVFPHLSARDNVAFAGRAHGLGARAARADADDWLARVGLDGLGDRRPADLSGGQRQRVALARALAARPCALLLDEPFAQLDVRTAAALRDVVRQQVRATATAVVLVTHDALDALTLADDLLVLVDGTVVERGVPAQVLADPAHAFTAALAGTNLLVGTVAGAGDRTVLATADGLRVPCPPGLAAGTRAQLTFPPNAVTATPGARPDPAPAVPHRAPGGAVAWQACVVDLEPGTTGVRVRTTGDVLVDVPPASLQDLDLRVGAPLTLTVPREAQRLRAHP
- a CDS encoding MFS transporter → MATPLATTDAEASTPTTTATPAVATGAPLTVRPGRWIDGWNPEDAGQWRSVGKAIASRNLGLSVFAEFLGFAVWALWSIVVPQLPAAGFALTVDQMFWLIAVPSLVGASLRIPYTFAVPLFGGRNWTIVSALLLLVPTSALAVAVQNPQTPFGALLAIAALAGVGGGNFASSMANISFFYPEAEKGKALGLNAAGGNIGTAAVQFAVPLVIVAGAGLQLERAGLMFIPLALVAAFLAWRFMDNLSNAKADPRSYGVATREKHTWIISFIYIGTFGSFIGFSGVFPTLLKAQFPEVTLSIAFAGALVGSIARPLGGTLADKLGGARVTIAAFAVMALGTVGAILALRAHHFGAFFVSFLLLFVATGAGNGSVYRMIPAVFRFGATDDETRARRAKAAAGCIGIAGAVGAIGGFLVPRGFAVSTSLTGNIQAALWVIVGTYAVMALVTWAVYQRRGSAFGSTVI